The genomic region CCACATTCGCGACGGCCAGCCGCTTGCCCCCGACGCCGTCTGGTTTGAACCCATTACCACGGGCTTGCCCGGATGGCCTCGCGAGCGGGCGTTGCGGGTGTATGAGCATGCCGATTTGCGCGGGTATTCACGCCAATACGGCAATCCCGCTGCGACAGCGGCGAACACCCTGAACATCAGCCACGCAGAGCTTAACAACGGCGAGTTGCCCGAACGCCTCGCAGGCTTTCTCGATGATGCCGAGTGCAAGGCCCTGCTCGGTCGTGACGTGGCGTCTGCGCAACGTCCCCAGGCCCTGCGCGATCTTTTGGCCGAGTCGGTGCTGGCCCGTCGGGGCGAGGTGGCCGAGCGCCTGTACCAGGCTGGCGAGCGCTCGAACAAGGCCGATATCCGCGTGGTGCAACAGACATTTCCTCAAATGCCGCTGACGCTGGCGGAAAAACTGCTGACCCAGGCCAGCCCCGCTGAAGTGCAGCGTATCGTCGATGACAACCGCTTGCCGCTGCGGATCAAGGCACAAGCCCGGGAACTGAATTTCGAAGCCTCCACTGCTCGCGCCTATGAGGGTTTTTATCGCGACGACAGCGTGGTGCCCGACACCGAACGGCTGGCACTCAACGCACTCAAGGTGCACACCGATACCTTTGCCGATCTGCGCATTGAAGTGCGCGATGGCGTCCATGATGGTCCGTTGCGTTGCAGCGCGGGGGCGGATGACGCCACCCTTGTGCGGCGGCTCGTCCGTAATGAACACGGCCAGTACGAGGTGCTGGATGGCAACAACCGCGCCCTTCATGAACCCAGTGATTTTTATCAGGCCACGCTCGATGCTCTGCCCGAGGGCAAACGCACGGCACTGGGCGAAAAAGGCGCCGATGCTGGCCGGTTCAAGTCGTGGATCATGGAAACCACCGCAGCGCCGAGCGAGCGCAGAACCTTGTTGGCCGAACCGCCCATTCGCCGGGTAGCGACAGTTGAAACAGAAACGCTGGTGCGCGGCTGGCCGACATTCTTCGGTGAGCTTACGCCAGAGCAGAGGATCAAAAAGCTGTACCCAAAGATGAACGAAAGGCAGGTCGAGACGTTCATCAAGGTGCTCAAGCGCAACGGCGGTCACGAAGAGGCCATCCAGCGACTGGAGAACGATCGCAAGTCACTGAAAGACATCTTGCAGCGGTGGCGTGACAGCTATCGTCAGGACACCGACAGTTATGGAGAAACCATTCCAGGACCACCCGGTGAATACCTGCACAATGGCGGAAGGTATCTCGAGGAGCGCTTGCTCCAGTGTTTCGAACGCCAAAGCGAGATATTCGGTGAACGCCGCAACCACCCGGAACAGGGCTACGCCCTGGACCTGTCCGCCGATTTTTCCGGCCCCGACCTTGAAAAATGGTGGCGGGCGCTGCGCCAGCAACCGGGCATCGACCTGCACCTGGCCCGGATCAGAGCCCTGAACCTCGACAATGCAAACTTTTCCAAAGCCGCCGATGGCTTGCTGAGCAGCTTCCCGCATCTGAATCAACTGAGCGCTCGCCAGTGCGGCCTGACCCAGGTGATACCGGCGATTGGCAGGATGCGTCAGCTTCGGGAGCTGGATCTGGCCGATAACAAAATCAGCCTGACCAGCCCTGCCGATGAGCCGTTCAGTGAGCTGACACAGCTGCAAACATTGAACCTGAACGGCAACCCCTTGCGCCATCCACCCGATATCGGGCGGATGGATCGGTTGAATGAGCTGAGTCTGGCCAACACCGATATCCAGACCTGGCCCCAAGGTCTGTTCAAGGTCGGTGATATGGACACACCGCGTCTGCGCAGTTTCATGCTGGACATGCGCCAGGCGCCGATCGATACCCTGCCGCAGGTCACGCCCGGCTCCGACCAGGCGTTCATCCTCAGCCGGGCGCGATTCGATCCGGGCAGGCTTGCCCCTCTCGACCGGATCCGTTACGGCGACTACCGTGAGTCCACGGGTTTGACCGCGCAGCAAGTACTATCACCCGCAGCCGGCAATGAGCTCTCCTATTGGCGAGATCTGCCCAAAGACCATGGGTTCAGCCCCTCGGCGCAACTCGCAAAGTACCGCGAGGAGTCCTGGCATGACGTGTGGGCAGAGCCCGGCTCCGAAGGCTTTTTTGCTGTCATCGCCTACCAGAAAAACAACGGGTTCTACCAGAACGCAGCGTCACGTCCCTACCTGACCAGGCGGGTCTGGGAAATGATCGATGCAGTCGCCGTTGATTCGCGACTGCGCGCAAAACTGTTCAGCGAAATCACCTCGCCACAAGACATCAACAATGCCGGCGCCCAGCTTTTCAACGCCATGGGCATCGATGTGTTGGTGGCCAAAGCCTACGCCGAGTCGCCATCGGTCGAGGTGCTGGACGACAAACTGGTCCGGTTGGCCCATGGCGCTGCGCGTCTTGACCGAATGAGCGATCTGGCCAACGAGGAAGTCAGCCGCCAGGCACAAAGAACCCGGCTGGACCCGACGCAACCGCCACCGCATGAAATGGACGTGCATATCGCATTCGAGACAGGACTGGCCGAACGTCTGGAATTGCCCTGGCATGCCGAAAGCATTCCATTTCAACCGGCCTCGGGTGTCAGCCAAAAGACCATCGATGCTGCCTACGACGCAATCATCAAACGTGAAGCCGGCGATGGATTGGTCAACGGCATGATCGACTTGTACGGCGATGCCTTCTGGGAGCGTCATTTGCGCAACACCCACCCGGATCGTTACGCGACAAACGACATGCATGCCGCGAACAAGATCAGTCTGCTCGATGAATTGCGCCAGGCGCAGGCGCAATGGGTTGACGAAAGTGATCTGTCGCGCCTGAACCCGCTCGCCCGTCGAATAATGCTTCTGGCAGATCAATTGCAGCTCGCCCACGTTGAGGTCTTCAGCGGCGAAAAAATGAGCCAGGCCCGTTACGACAGACTGGTGAAGGACATCGGTTATGCCCGCAACGATTTATCCCGAGAATTGACCCGCCAGGCGCTGAGCCGGGCCGGACTCTGAATCTCGAACCAGGCCAGCCCCTTTCCGGGGGCTGGTGACCTCAGCCCACCTCCGAATCCCAGATCACCATGACGTTGCCCGAATAGCGGCGCGATGTTCCCTCCTTGATCATTTCATCCACCGCGTCACGGGCCACTTCGAAATGCAGCGTGCCGACCTTGCGATCCAGATAGAACCCGGGCTGAAACAACTCGGTGCCACTGCCATCGCGCAGCAACCGGCGGCGATTGACCGGCTGCCCCGCGCCATCGGTCAACCCGTTGGGCAGGCTGACGCTGATTTCCAGCGGTGCCTCATGACCGGCATTCGCTTCCCATAACGCGCAGTTGTTGCCCATGACGTACTGGCATTCGATGCTCATCTTGAAGCGGCTCGATGCCGAGATATTGAAGGTCTGATCGCGCAGCAGCCGGGTCGGCTTGCGCCCCTGATTCAACCAGGATTGCCAGCCCCCGAGCGGTTCCAGCACCACGCGGTTGGCGCCAGGGGGAATATCGACCTTCAGGGTGTGCGTGACCTTCAGATTGAAATTGAGGGTCAGCATCGAGTCGGACGGGATCATCACATCGCCCATGTCGAAATCCAGGTTCGGGCCGACGGTGTAGGTGATGGAACCGGTGTAGTCGCCCGACTC from Pseudomonas tensinigenes harbors:
- a CDS encoding dermonecrotic toxin domain-containing protein, producing MSDSSVPAATPDKGRHYDFIASAVDDNFKTATVARGEALAATPLNTQAWYASAPTAYLEKLRVANIKAWGSQNEVDRLLARIDLTTFATPLLQARLKERYGIELTSDTDSDSDIERTWLHLYMPKSNPWYAFNLSDGVTARQVSLLQAALHNFASNEQVADGSDFISKPDKLGNFDVLPIRQTMSIRQFQTLCRELDIGAQYKKHLESYLLPDEPVAKAVLQHKVTQSQKDALAVAAHIALLTHDIEYDAYKTLLALAEGQTRLMLNGRRQQCCDLSMLGTRLTGILLLIPAVRDSRGINRLIAYLPNDPDHPLKEYPSPQAFQAELARQLRENKVSAVTRQSYQQYFSQFVDQQQRGHFFAELEQRLFIVRYHQKENPDDSRPAWRKDDVAKPQLQLQHVPLAPDYWPHAYQKKLDNILNDARELAVSTADADSKARWAWWDNFKKIVSDIFNAALLIATPFVPGLGELMMVYTAYQITTDVIEGLVDLAQGLWQEMGEHIISVVTNVIQLAAFGVGSQIGAAFKLKLSPLVEGMKPVKLPNGKPALWHPDLAPYEQTKLMLPAASKPDGHGLHQMGRETLLPLEGKLYSVEKASTQPTSKTHRIKHPSRPNAYRPKIEHNEHGAWLHEAESPHDWADQTLMQRLGHNVERFTPTELEQIRISSGTATDALRQMHDHNSPPPPLLADTIKRFGTYDDVQLSSTHIRDGQPLAPDAVWFEPITTGLPGWPRERALRVYEHADLRGYSRQYGNPAATAANTLNISHAELNNGELPERLAGFLDDAECKALLGRDVASAQRPQALRDLLAESVLARRGEVAERLYQAGERSNKADIRVVQQTFPQMPLTLAEKLLTQASPAEVQRIVDDNRLPLRIKAQARELNFEASTARAYEGFYRDDSVVPDTERLALNALKVHTDTFADLRIEVRDGVHDGPLRCSAGADDATLVRRLVRNEHGQYEVLDGNNRALHEPSDFYQATLDALPEGKRTALGEKGADAGRFKSWIMETTAAPSERRTLLAEPPIRRVATVETETLVRGWPTFFGELTPEQRIKKLYPKMNERQVETFIKVLKRNGGHEEAIQRLENDRKSLKDILQRWRDSYRQDTDSYGETIPGPPGEYLHNGGRYLEERLLQCFERQSEIFGERRNHPEQGYALDLSADFSGPDLEKWWRALRQQPGIDLHLARIRALNLDNANFSKAADGLLSSFPHLNQLSARQCGLTQVIPAIGRMRQLRELDLADNKISLTSPADEPFSELTQLQTLNLNGNPLRHPPDIGRMDRLNELSLANTDIQTWPQGLFKVGDMDTPRLRSFMLDMRQAPIDTLPQVTPGSDQAFILSRARFDPGRLAPLDRIRYGDYRESTGLTAQQVLSPAAGNELSYWRDLPKDHGFSPSAQLAKYREESWHDVWAEPGSEGFFAVIAYQKNNGFYQNAASRPYLTRRVWEMIDAVAVDSRLRAKLFSEITSPQDINNAGAQLFNAMGIDVLVAKAYAESPSVEVLDDKLVRLAHGAARLDRMSDLANEEVSRQAQRTRLDPTQPPPHEMDVHIAFETGLAERLELPWHAESIPFQPASGVSQKTIDAAYDAIIKREAGDGLVNGMIDLYGDAFWERHLRNTHPDRYATNDMHAANKISLLDELRQAQAQWVDESDLSRLNPLARRIMLLADQLQLAHVEVFSGEKMSQARYDRLVKDIGYARNDLSRELTRQALSRAGL